The following are encoded in a window of Paraburkholderia sp. HP33-1 genomic DNA:
- a CDS encoding YbhB/YbcL family Raf kinase inhibitor-like protein, translating into MRMRCLVVSLASSWRDRSLAVGAMLALFAAHSGGARADGAFTLTSANVRGGGTVQSAQVFDQNDCKGGNHSPQLTWRNAPAGTRGFAITMFDEDAPGRGWWHWAVAGIPASVDSLPENASSSGFLQKLGAVEARNDFDTDGYGGPCPPPGKPHRYIITVYALNSANLRLAQGRPALMFDHEIGTAAIGSARLVINYGR; encoded by the coding sequence ATGCGCATGCGTTGCCTGGTTGTTTCGCTGGCTTCATCGTGGCGGGATCGATCGCTCGCGGTCGGCGCGATGCTCGCGCTCTTCGCGGCACATAGTGGCGGTGCGCGGGCCGACGGCGCGTTCACGCTGACGAGCGCGAACGTGCGCGGGGGCGGTACGGTGCAGAGCGCGCAGGTGTTCGACCAGAACGACTGCAAGGGCGGCAACCATTCGCCGCAACTGACATGGCGCAACGCGCCGGCCGGCACGCGCGGCTTCGCGATCACGATGTTCGACGAGGACGCGCCGGGGCGCGGCTGGTGGCACTGGGCGGTCGCAGGCATCCCGGCTAGCGTCGACAGCCTGCCCGAAAATGCGAGTTCGTCCGGTTTCCTGCAGAAGCTCGGCGCGGTCGAAGCGCGCAACGACTTCGATACCGACGGTTATGGGGGCCCGTGTCCGCCGCCCGGCAAACCGCATCGCTATATCATCACCGTGTACGCGCTGAACTCGGCCAATCTGCGTCTCGCGCAAGGACGTCCCGCGTTGATGTTCGATCACGAGATCGGCACGGCCGCGATCGGCAGCGCGCGGCTGGTGATCAATTACGGGCGCTAG
- a CDS encoding flavodoxin family protein — translation MPTIVIVYHSGYGHTKKVAEAVLAGALEAGAQAKLMPVGDLDDASWDELAAADALIFGAPTYMGGPSADFKKFADASSKPWFGQAWRDKIAAGFTNSATMNGDKFSTIQYFVTLAMQHSMIWAGTGMMPSNTKAATRDDLNFVGGFTGLLTQSAADASAEEAPPPGDLETARLFGERIADVTARWIAARR, via the coding sequence ATGCCGACGATCGTCATCGTTTATCACAGCGGCTACGGACACACGAAGAAGGTCGCCGAAGCCGTGCTCGCCGGCGCGCTCGAAGCCGGTGCGCAGGCGAAGCTGATGCCGGTCGGCGACCTCGACGACGCCTCGTGGGACGAGCTCGCCGCGGCCGATGCGCTGATCTTCGGGGCGCCGACCTACATGGGCGGCCCGTCGGCCGACTTCAAGAAGTTCGCGGACGCGAGTTCGAAACCGTGGTTCGGCCAGGCGTGGAGGGACAAGATCGCGGCCGGCTTCACAAATTCGGCGACGATGAACGGCGACAAGTTCTCGACGATCCAGTACTTCGTCACGCTGGCGATGCAGCACAGCATGATCTGGGCGGGCACCGGCATGATGCCGTCGAACACGAAGGCCGCGACGCGCGACGATCTGAACTTCGTTGGCGGCTTTACCGGACTGCTCACGCAATCAGCGGCCGATGCGTCGGCCGAGGAAGCACCGCCGCCCGGGGACCTCGAAACCGCCCGGCTGTTCGGCGAGCGGATTGCGGACGTCACCGCGCGCTGGATCGCGGCGCGCAGGTAA
- a CDS encoding NADP-dependent malic enzyme codes for MDEQLKQSALAYHQNPKPGKISVTPTKPLSNQLDLSLAYSPGVAAACMAIYDEPLDAQKYTSRGNLVGVITNGTAVLGLGNIGPLAAKPVMEGKGCLFKKFAGIDVFDIELSESDPDKLVEAIAMLEPTLGGINLEDIKAPECFYIEKKLRERMKIPVFHDDQHGTAIIASAAILNGLKVVGKKLDEVKLVCSGAGAAAIACLDLLVNLGLSKKNVLVADSKGVIYEGRGNLDPSKERYAAHTEARTLADAIRGADVFLGCSSAGVLKPEMVAEMGSQPLILALANPEPEIRPEEAKKVRPDCIIATGRSDYPNQVNNVLCFPFIFRGALDVGATTITEEMKLACVRAIAELAEETDQGDEVAKAYEGHSLEFGPEYLIPKPFDPRLIIKIAPAVAQAAMDSGVATRPIQDMDAYREQLGATVYRSGMVMRPVFAAAKSAPARIVFAEGEDERVLRAAQFVLLEKIAKPILVGRPSVIEMRLKKMGSKLKCGEDVEIVDPEDDPRYHQCWQAYHELGAREGVTPDVAKAAMRKFNTLIGSILVRLGEADGMICGMIGQYHTHLNFIEQVLGKASDVQNFAAMNLLMLPGRNLFICDTYVNEVPTAEQLADMTMLAAREIEKFGITPKVALLSNSNFGSAPSSSSQRMAAARKLITERAPSLEIDGEMHGDAALSEAIRKAAFPGTTLAGEANLLIMPNVEAANIAYNLLKVVGGEGVTVGPFLLGAEKPVHILTPAATVRRIINMTAVASANARKPVNAK; via the coding sequence ATGGACGAACAACTCAAGCAAAGCGCTCTCGCATATCACCAGAATCCGAAACCTGGCAAGATTTCGGTGACGCCCACCAAGCCGCTGTCGAACCAGCTGGATCTGTCGCTGGCGTATTCGCCGGGTGTGGCCGCAGCCTGTATGGCGATCTACGACGAACCGCTCGACGCGCAGAAGTACACGTCGCGCGGCAACCTTGTCGGCGTGATCACGAACGGCACCGCGGTGCTCGGCCTCGGCAATATCGGCCCGCTCGCCGCGAAGCCGGTGATGGAAGGCAAGGGCTGTCTGTTCAAGAAGTTCGCGGGCATCGACGTGTTCGACATCGAACTCTCCGAGTCGGATCCGGACAAGCTTGTCGAGGCGATCGCGATGCTCGAGCCGACGTTGGGCGGCATCAACCTCGAAGACATCAAGGCGCCCGAGTGCTTCTACATCGAGAAGAAGCTGCGCGAGCGTATGAAGATTCCGGTCTTCCACGACGATCAGCACGGCACCGCGATCATCGCGTCGGCGGCCATTCTGAACGGCCTCAAAGTGGTCGGCAAGAAGCTGGACGAAGTGAAGCTGGTCTGTTCGGGCGCGGGCGCGGCGGCCATCGCGTGTCTGGATCTGCTCGTCAATCTTGGTCTGTCGAAGAAGAACGTTCTCGTCGCCGACTCGAAGGGCGTGATCTACGAAGGGCGCGGCAACCTCGATCCGTCGAAGGAGCGCTATGCGGCGCACACCGAAGCGCGCACGCTCGCCGATGCGATCCGTGGCGCCGACGTGTTCCTCGGCTGCTCGAGCGCCGGTGTGCTGAAGCCGGAAATGGTCGCCGAAATGGGTTCGCAGCCCCTGATTCTCGCGCTCGCGAACCCCGAGCCGGAAATCCGTCCGGAAGAAGCGAAGAAGGTGCGCCCGGACTGCATCATCGCGACCGGCCGTTCGGACTACCCGAACCAGGTCAACAATGTGCTGTGCTTCCCATTCATCTTCCGCGGTGCGCTCGACGTCGGCGCGACGACGATCACCGAAGAAATGAAGCTCGCGTGCGTGCGCGCGATCGCCGAGCTGGCCGAAGAAACCGACCAGGGCGATGAAGTTGCGAAGGCCTACGAAGGCCACTCGCTCGAATTCGGTCCCGAATACCTGATTCCGAAGCCGTTCGATCCACGCCTGATCATCAAGATCGCTCCGGCCGTCGCTCAGGCTGCGATGGATTCGGGCGTCGCGACCCGTCCGATCCAGGACATGGATGCGTACCGCGAACAGCTCGGCGCGACCGTCTATCGCTCGGGCATGGTGATGCGCCCCGTATTCGCGGCGGCGAAGTCGGCACCGGCGCGCATCGTGTTCGCGGAAGGCGAAGACGAGCGCGTGCTGCGCGCCGCGCAATTCGTGCTGCTCGAAAAGATCGCCAAGCCGATCCTGGTCGGCCGTCCGTCGGTGATCGAGATGCGTCTGAAGAAGATGGGCTCGAAGCTCAAGTGCGGCGAAGACGTCGAGATCGTCGATCCGGAAGACGATCCGCGCTATCACCAGTGCTGGCAGGCGTATCACGAACTCGGCGCGCGCGAAGGCGTGACGCCGGACGTCGCGAAGGCCGCGATGCGCAAGTTCAACACGCTGATCGGCTCGATCCTCGTGCGCCTTGGCGAAGCAGACGGCATGATCTGCGGCATGATCGGCCAGTACCACACGCACCTGAACTTCATCGAGCAGGTGCTCGGCAAGGCCAGCGACGTGCAGAACTTCGCCGCGATGAACCTGCTGATGCTGCCGGGCCGCAACCTGTTCATCTGCGACACGTACGTGAACGAAGTGCCGACCGCCGAGCAGCTCGCCGACATGACGATGCTCGCCGCGCGCGAAATCGAGAAGTTCGGCATCACGCCGAAGGTCGCGCTGCTGTCGAACTCGAACTTCGGCAGCGCGCCGTCGTCGTCGTCGCAGCGCATGGCAGCGGCGCGCAAGCTGATCACTGAACGCGCGCCGTCGCTCGAAATCGACGGTGAAATGCATGGCGACGCGGCGCTGTCGGAGGCGATCCGCAAGGCCGCGTTCCCGGGCACGACACTCGCCGGCGAAGCGAATCTGCTGATCATGCCGAACGTCGAAGCGGCGAACATCGCCTACAACCTGCTGAAGGTCGTCGGCGGCGAGGGCGTGACGGTCGGTCCGTTCCTGCTCGGCGCGGAAAAGCCGGTGCACATCCTGACGCCGGCCGCGACCGTGCGCCGGATCATCAACATGACGGCGGTCGCTTCGGCGAACGCGCGCAAGCCGGTGAACGCGAAGTAA
- a CDS encoding orotate phosphoribosyltransferase → MTGFDRQTISDTTAKMLLEVQAVHFNAEKPYIFTSGWASPVYIDCRKLISYPRVRRGLMEMAEATILRDVGYEQIDAVAGGETAGIPFAAWLSDRLMVPMQYVRKKPKGFGRNAQIEGLLTEGQRVLLVEDLTTDSRSKINFINALRTAGATVNHCFVLFHYNIFKESVSVLKDIDVDLHALATWWDVLRVAKANNYFDTKTIDEVEKFLHAPAEWSAAHGGATAAPQ, encoded by the coding sequence ATGACAGGCTTCGATCGCCAGACGATCTCCGACACCACCGCCAAGATGCTGCTCGAAGTGCAAGCAGTGCATTTCAACGCGGAGAAACCGTATATTTTCACGTCCGGCTGGGCAAGCCCGGTGTATATCGACTGCCGCAAGCTGATTTCGTATCCGCGCGTGCGCCGTGGCCTGATGGAAATGGCCGAAGCGACGATCCTGCGCGACGTTGGCTACGAGCAGATCGACGCGGTCGCCGGCGGCGAAACCGCGGGCATCCCGTTCGCGGCCTGGCTGTCCGATCGCCTGATGGTGCCGATGCAGTACGTGCGCAAGAAGCCGAAGGGTTTCGGCCGCAACGCGCAGATCGAGGGTCTCCTGACCGAAGGCCAGCGCGTGCTGCTGGTCGAAGACCTGACCACCGACAGCCGTAGCAAGATCAACTTCATCAACGCGCTGCGCACCGCCGGCGCCACGGTGAACCATTGCTTCGTGCTGTTCCACTACAACATCTTCAAGGAAAGCGTGTCGGTGCTGAAAGACATCGACGTCGATCTGCACGCGCTCGCCACGTGGTGGGACGTGCTGCGTGTCGCGAAGGCAAACAACTACTTCGACACGAAGACGATCGACGAAGTGGAGAAATTCCTGCACGCGCCGGCCGAGTGGTCGGCTGCGCATGGCGGTGCAACGGCTGCGCCGCAGTAA
- a CDS encoding LysE family translocator yields MTLHTWWLFAVTVFVVSAIPGPNMLLVMTHGAQHGLRRASATMAGCLSALVLMLAVSAAGLGVFLSAWPTMFNALRMIGAAYLVYLGIKAWRAPADETAAQNVDELTAKPARSRFALFRNGFLVASSNPKAILFAAALLPQFIDAAQPKLPQFGVLVATFASIEVSWYLVYAGFGTRIGTKLKSRSVARMFNRLTGGVFVGFGAMMALVRH; encoded by the coding sequence ATGACTCTGCACACCTGGTGGCTGTTCGCCGTCACCGTTTTCGTCGTTTCCGCTATTCCCGGTCCCAACATGCTGCTCGTGATGACGCACGGCGCCCAGCACGGCCTGCGCCGCGCAAGCGCGACGATGGCCGGCTGTCTGTCGGCGTTGGTGCTGATGCTGGCGGTATCGGCGGCGGGGCTTGGCGTGTTTCTGTCGGCGTGGCCGACAATGTTCAATGCGCTGCGCATGATCGGCGCGGCCTATCTCGTCTATCTGGGCATTAAGGCATGGCGCGCGCCGGCTGACGAAACCGCTGCGCAAAACGTCGACGAACTGACAGCCAAACCCGCGCGCTCGCGCTTTGCGCTATTTCGCAACGGTTTTCTGGTCGCGAGCAGCAATCCGAAGGCGATTCTGTTCGCGGCCGCGCTGCTGCCGCAATTCATCGATGCGGCGCAGCCGAAGCTGCCGCAATTCGGCGTGCTGGTCGCCACGTTCGCGTCGATCGAAGTCAGCTGGTATCTGGTGTACGCGGGCTTCGGCACGCGCATCGGTACGAAGCTGAAGAGCCGCAGCGTCGCGCGGATGTTCAACCGGCTGACGGGCGGCGTGTTCGTCGGTTTCGGCGCGATGATGGCGCTGGTGCGTCATTAA
- a CDS encoding response regulator, protein MQVSLRVVVADDHPVILFGAEHALLKFPGMQVVGRARQSTELVKMLQSTECDVLVTDLAMPGGQYGDGLQLIDYLRRNFPNLPIVVLTMLENAALLKRLKELGVTSVVNKSDDLSHIALAVQHVGRRIGYMSPSVKAVLDGLRVNSAGRRDDSKLSRRELEVVRLFVSGMTIKEISERLNRSIKTISTQKNAAMRKLGIDRDSELFKYAQSNGLLNLSSNLRKDTGSES, encoded by the coding sequence ATGCAAGTTTCACTCAGGGTCGTGGTTGCAGATGATCATCCGGTCATTCTGTTTGGCGCAGAACATGCGCTGCTCAAGTTTCCCGGTATGCAAGTCGTTGGGCGTGCAAGGCAGTCGACGGAACTCGTCAAAATGCTGCAATCCACCGAATGCGACGTGCTCGTCACCGACCTGGCCATGCCAGGCGGCCAGTACGGCGATGGCTTGCAACTGATCGACTATTTGCGCCGCAATTTCCCGAATCTGCCGATCGTCGTGCTCACCATGCTCGAGAACGCCGCGTTGCTCAAACGGCTCAAGGAGCTTGGCGTGACGTCGGTCGTGAACAAATCGGACGATCTGAGCCACATTGCGCTCGCGGTGCAGCACGTCGGCCGTCGCATCGGCTATATGAGTCCGTCGGTGAAGGCGGTGCTCGATGGGTTGAGGGTCAATTCTGCCGGCAGGCGCGACGACTCGAAGCTGTCGCGGCGCGAACTCGAAGTCGTACGCCTGTTCGTGTCGGGCATGACGATCAAGGAAATTTCGGAGCGTTTGAATCGAAGCATCAAGACGATCAGCACGCAGAAAAATGCGGCCATGCGCAAGCTGGGAATCGATCGCGACTCCGAACTATTCAAATATGCTCAGAGTAATGGTTTGCTGAATCTGTCGTCGAATTTGCGTAAGGACACCGGCAGCGAGTCCTGA
- a CDS encoding NAD(P)-dependent oxidoreductase, with product MDIGFIGLGEMGAAMVANILKAGHQVRVWNRSPEKAQPLAGLGAQIVATPAEAFAGDAVFSMLADDAALREVITASLLEHAPRGLIHANMATISVALAEELATAHASRGVHYVAAPVLGRPDVAAAGKLTIVAGGPAESIDRIQPIFDALGQKTWRIGSLPQQANVMKLAANFMLGAAIEALGEAAALVSGHGVAMQDFLDVITNGPFPGPVYSGYGKLIAEQRFEPALFKARLGLKDVRLALAAADAVTTPMPVASVVRDSLIEAIAHGDGEKDFAVLGQVATRRAGR from the coding sequence ATGGACATCGGTTTTATCGGTCTCGGCGAGATGGGCGCCGCGATGGTTGCAAACATTCTGAAAGCCGGGCACCAGGTGCGCGTGTGGAACCGTTCGCCGGAAAAGGCGCAGCCGCTGGCCGGGCTGGGCGCGCAGATCGTCGCGACGCCGGCAGAAGCGTTTGCGGGCGACGCCGTGTTCTCGATGCTCGCCGACGATGCCGCGCTGCGCGAAGTCATCACCGCGTCGCTGCTCGAACATGCGCCGCGCGGGCTGATCCACGCAAACATGGCGACGATTTCCGTGGCGCTCGCCGAGGAACTGGCGACCGCGCACGCGTCGCGCGGCGTGCACTATGTCGCCGCGCCAGTGCTCGGACGGCCTGACGTCGCAGCGGCGGGCAAGCTAACGATCGTCGCGGGAGGCCCGGCCGAATCGATCGACCGAATCCAGCCGATTTTCGACGCGCTCGGCCAGAAGACCTGGCGCATCGGCTCGCTGCCGCAGCAGGCAAATGTGATGAAGCTGGCCGCGAACTTCATGCTCGGCGCGGCGATCGAGGCGCTCGGCGAAGCGGCCGCGCTCGTGAGCGGCCACGGTGTCGCGATGCAGGATTTCCTCGACGTGATCACGAACGGCCCGTTCCCGGGACCGGTGTACTCGGGCTACGGCAAACTGATCGCCGAGCAGCGCTTCGAACCGGCGCTGTTCAAAGCGCGCCTCGGCCTCAAGGACGTGCGCCTCGCGCTCGCCGCCGCCGATGCGGTGACGACGCCGATGCCGGTCGCGAGTGTGGTGCGCGACAGCCTGATCGAGGCGATCGCGCACGGCGACGGCGAGAAGGATTTCGCGGTGCTGGGTCAGGTGGCGACGCGTCGCGCCGGCCGTTGA
- the argC gene encoding N-acetyl-gamma-glutamyl-phosphate reductase: MSTKVFVDGQEGTTGLKIFEYLSQRADVEILRIEEAKRKDLDERRRLINASDVTFLCLPDVASRESASLVDNGRTVLIDASTAFRTSADWAYGLPELARSQRERLRTAKRIAVPGCHASAFVLAMRPLVQAGVVAPEFAAHAYSITGYSGGGKKMIADYQAGGNDRLKSPRPYALGLTHKHLPEMAAHTGLKSAPIFTPIVGDFYKGLSVTTYFSPDQLAKKTTPQDVQALFAEYYAGEAFVHVAPFSADANLDNGFFDVQANNDTNRVDLFVFGNEERFVTVARLDNLGKGASGAAIQCMNLAIGAAEDTGLKR; encoded by the coding sequence ATGAGCACGAAAGTTTTTGTCGACGGACAGGAAGGCACCACCGGCCTGAAGATTTTTGAATACCTGTCGCAGCGCGCCGACGTTGAAATCCTGCGTATCGAAGAAGCCAAGCGCAAGGATCTCGACGAGCGCCGTCGTCTCATCAACGCGTCGGACGTCACGTTCCTGTGCCTGCCCGACGTCGCCTCGCGCGAATCCGCATCGCTCGTCGACAACGGCCGCACCGTGCTGATCGACGCGAGCACCGCGTTCCGCACGTCGGCCGACTGGGCCTACGGCCTGCCCGAGCTGGCCCGCTCGCAACGCGAGCGTCTGCGCACGGCCAAACGCATTGCAGTGCCGGGCTGCCACGCATCGGCCTTCGTGCTCGCGATGCGCCCGCTCGTCCAAGCCGGCGTAGTCGCGCCCGAGTTCGCCGCGCACGCCTATTCGATCACTGGCTACAGCGGCGGCGGCAAGAAGATGATTGCCGACTACCAAGCGGGCGGCAACGACAGGCTGAAGAGTCCGCGCCCGTACGCGCTCGGCCTCACGCACAAGCATCTGCCGGAAATGGCCGCACATACCGGCCTGAAGTCGGCGCCGATCTTCACGCCGATCGTCGGCGACTTCTACAAGGGCCTCTCGGTCACCACGTACTTCTCGCCGGACCAGCTTGCGAAGAAGACCACGCCGCAGGACGTGCAGGCTCTGTTCGCCGAGTACTACGCGGGTGAAGCGTTCGTGCACGTCGCACCGTTCAGCGCCGACGCGAATCTCGATAACGGCTTCTTCGACGTGCAGGCGAACAACGACACCAATCGCGTCGACCTGTTTGTGTTCGGTAACGAGGAGCGCTTCGTGACCGTGGCGCGTCTGGACAATCTCGGCAAGGGCGCATCGGGCGCCGCGATCCAGTGTATGAACCTCGCGATTGGCGCGGCCGAAGACACCGGCTTGAAGCGCTAG
- a CDS encoding IclR family transcriptional regulator domain-containing protein, whose product MDDKDWIAGAAKALAIIEAFDEEHARMTPTMVAARAGLSRTAARRYLLTLRELGYVDTDGKLFWLAPRVLRLGQSYLDSARLPRTVQPFLQRITATVQETALVAILDEHDVVYVARNGVNRAMAVGFVTGSRAPAPLSSAGLVLLAFQPPDGIDQWLASYPIKVFTPYTYSTVERLREVLGEIRRNGYVVTDQQLEIGVRGVAVPLRDRHGTVVAAISVSMPIGEESANAALHRVLPALQETASLLRNLV is encoded by the coding sequence ATGGACGACAAGGACTGGATCGCGGGCGCCGCGAAGGCGCTCGCGATCATCGAAGCATTCGACGAAGAGCACGCGCGCATGACGCCAACGATGGTCGCCGCCCGCGCCGGCCTGTCACGCACGGCCGCGCGCCGCTATCTCCTGACGCTGCGCGAGCTCGGCTACGTCGACACCGACGGCAAGCTGTTCTGGCTCGCCCCGCGCGTGCTGCGGCTCGGCCAGTCTTACCTCGATTCGGCACGCCTGCCGCGCACGGTGCAGCCGTTCCTGCAGCGGATCACCGCGACTGTGCAGGAAACCGCGCTGGTCGCGATCCTCGACGAACATGACGTGGTCTATGTCGCGCGCAACGGCGTCAATCGCGCGATGGCGGTCGGCTTCGTGACCGGCTCTCGCGCGCCGGCGCCATTGTCGTCGGCGGGGCTCGTGCTGCTTGCGTTCCAGCCGCCCGACGGTATCGACCAGTGGCTCGCGTCGTATCCGATCAAGGTTTTTACGCCTTATACCTATTCGACGGTCGAACGGCTGAGAGAAGTGCTCGGCGAAATCCGCCGCAACGGCTACGTGGTTACCGACCAGCAACTCGAGATCGGGGTGCGCGGCGTCGCGGTGCCGTTGCGCGACCGGCACGGCACGGTGGTCGCGGCGATCAGCGTCAGCATGCCGATCGGTGAAGAATCGGCGAACGCCGCGCTGCACCGCGTTTTGCCGGCGCTACAGGAGACCGCGAGCCTGTTGCGCAATCTGGTTTGA
- a CDS encoding Mut7-C ubiquitin/RNAse domain-containing protein encodes MVTATFRFYEELNDFIARPLRRRAFTCVCARDATTKHMIEVLGVPHTEVELILVNGDSVGFDHPLADGDRVAVYPKFEALDIQPLLRVRERPLRVMRFIADAHLGGLAPLLRLAGFDTLYDNHFPDADIEALAAAQQRIVLTRDRELLKRRNITHGCYVRALRPREQLREVFERLDLARSAQPFRLCLVCNAPLRRIGREEAGPRVPHGVLQRHSRFVTCDICGRVFWEGTHWQRMRALMDSVSAGEPDRIG; translated from the coding sequence ATGGTCACGGCGACATTCCGCTTCTACGAGGAGCTTAACGACTTCATCGCCCGGCCGCTGCGCCGGCGAGCGTTTACCTGCGTCTGCGCTCGCGACGCGACGACCAAGCATATGATCGAAGTGCTCGGCGTGCCGCATACCGAGGTCGAGCTGATACTCGTGAACGGCGACTCGGTCGGGTTCGATCATCCGCTTGCCGACGGCGACCGCGTCGCCGTCTATCCGAAATTCGAGGCGCTCGACATCCAGCCGCTGCTGCGCGTGCGCGAGCGGCCATTGCGGGTGATGCGCTTCATCGCCGATGCGCATCTCGGCGGCCTCGCGCCGCTGCTGCGGCTCGCGGGCTTCGATACGCTCTATGACAATCACTTTCCCGACGCCGATATCGAGGCGCTCGCCGCCGCGCAACAGCGCATCGTGCTGACGCGCGACCGCGAGTTGCTCAAACGCCGCAACATCACGCACGGCTGCTATGTGCGCGCGCTGCGCCCGCGAGAGCAGTTGCGCGAAGTGTTTGAACGGCTCGATCTCGCGCGCAGCGCCCAGCCGTTCCGGCTATGTCTGGTATGCAACGCGCCGCTGCGGCGCATCGGGCGCGAGGAAGCCGGCCCGCGCGTGCCGCACGGCGTGCTGCAACGGCATAGCCGCTTCGTCACGTGCGACATCTGCGGACGCGTGTTCTGGGAAGGCACGCATTGGCAGAGGATGCGCGCGTTGATGGACAGCGTTTCCGCCGGCGAGCCGGACCGCATCGGCTGA
- a CDS encoding MFS transporter, with protein sequence MNAAPPAISTDTRLPDNQGYAGRALLASVLGYAMDGFDLLILGFMLPVIAVDLHLSSSQAGALVTWTLIGAVAGGVIFGVLSDYYGRVRMLTWTILVFAVFTGLCALAQGYTDLLVYRTIAGIGLGGEFGIGMTLVAEAWPAAQRARASSYVGLGWQLGVLAAALLTPLLLPVIGWRGMFALGLLPALASFFVRRRVEEPALFNERVARGMRKLPLKLLFVDARTARASLGVVVLCSVQNFGYYGLMIWLPSYLSKTFGYSLTKSGLWTAATILGMASGIWLFGIAADRFGRKPTFLFYQAGAVVMVFVYAQLTTPAALLIGGAAMGVFVNGMICGYGALISELYPTDARATAQNVLFNAGRAVGGFGPLVVGALAARYSFGAALALLASIYLFDIFATLFLIPERRGAELD encoded by the coding sequence ATGAACGCCGCCCCACCCGCCATCTCGACCGACACCCGCCTTCCCGACAATCAGGGCTATGCGGGCCGCGCGCTGCTCGCGTCGGTGCTCGGCTACGCGATGGACGGCTTCGATCTGCTGATTCTCGGCTTCATGCTGCCGGTAATCGCCGTCGACCTGCATCTGAGCTCGTCGCAGGCCGGTGCGCTGGTGACCTGGACGCTGATCGGCGCAGTCGCGGGTGGCGTGATCTTCGGCGTGCTCAGTGATTATTACGGGCGTGTGCGAATGCTGACGTGGACGATCCTGGTCTTCGCGGTGTTTACCGGTCTGTGCGCACTCGCGCAGGGCTACACGGACCTGCTGGTTTATCGGACGATTGCGGGTATCGGGCTCGGGGGCGAATTCGGCATCGGCATGACGCTCGTCGCGGAAGCGTGGCCGGCGGCGCAGCGGGCGCGGGCTTCATCGTATGTCGGGCTCGGCTGGCAGCTTGGCGTGCTGGCGGCCGCGTTGCTGACGCCGCTGCTGCTGCCGGTGATCGGCTGGCGCGGCATGTTCGCGCTGGGGCTGCTGCCGGCGCTAGCGTCGTTCTTCGTGCGACGCCGCGTCGAGGAGCCGGCGCTTTTCAACGAACGCGTCGCGCGCGGCATGCGCAAGCTGCCGCTCAAACTGCTGTTTGTCGATGCGCGCACGGCGCGCGCGAGTCTCGGCGTCGTAGTTCTGTGCTCGGTGCAAAACTTCGGCTATTACGGGCTGATGATCTGGCTGCCGAGCTATCTGTCGAAGACTTTCGGCTATTCGCTCACCAAATCAGGGCTGTGGACCGCCGCAACGATCCTCGGCATGGCGTCCGGCATCTGGCTATTCGGCATCGCCGCCGACCGCTTCGGCCGCAAGCCGACGTTCCTGTTCTACCAGGCGGGCGCTGTCGTGATGGTGTTCGTGTATGCGCAACTGACGACGCCGGCGGCACTGCTGATCGGCGGTGCGGCGATGGGGGTGTTCGTGAACGGCATGATCTGCGGCTACGGCGCGCTTATATCGGAGCTCTATCCAACCGATGCGCGCGCCACCGCGCAGAACGTGCTGTTCAACGCTGGCCGCGCGGTGGGCGGTTTTGGGCCGCTCGTCGTGGGCGCGCTGGCGGCACGGTACTCGTTCGGGGCGGCGCTCGCGCTGCTGGCGTCGATTTACCTGTTCGACATCTTCGCGACACTGTTCCTGATTCCTGAGCGACGCGGCGCCGAACTCGACTGA